The sequence CTTTGTTAACTGATTTCTAGGACAATACAAATACGCTAAAGCTGTATTTTGGCTAACATCTAGTTGTGTTAACTCATTGTTTTCACAAGTCAATTCTTCTAAAGCAAGATTTTTACTAACATCTAAATTCGCTAACGGGTTGTTAGAGCAAGCCAATTCTTTTAGATTTAGATTCTTACTGACATCTATACTTTTTAGTTGATTATCCTCAAGATAAAGTGTCTCTAATCCAGTCAAATATTCCATTCCAGTGCTATCTTCTATACCTCGGCTGCGTGCATCTAGTTTAGTTATTTTAGCTAATTCCTCGACAGTTACAGATTCATCAACATTTTTGTTCATTTTTTCTGCTACCGCTTTAGCTAAATTATCATCTGGAAAGTAATCATTATAAGTTTTGGTTCCTGCTTGGACAAGTTGATTTTTCAGGTTGTTATTCGTTGTTTTTTCTTTCGGTGTTTCTTTTAAATCTGTTTTTAGTAATTGATTTTCGGTTTTAGTTTCATTTGCGGTTGTGCTATCTGCTTTTACCATTGGTATCGGTAGGCTGCTTGTAACGGTGGCACTTAATGCAATTATTGTAAAAAATTTGGACAGTTTCATAGTTAGTTACTCCTTCAGTTGCTGTTGTTTTTAGTATATTCAGCAGTGTTCAAACAAAATATATATTAGCACGTGAAGATGAGATTTTATATAGAATTTACCAGGAAACACAAAATACCAGCTATTTTATGTCGAAATTGTTACGGATTACGACACAGTATAATTTTGGAACAATACTTAAAATAGTACATTCTTGAATAACAGTTACTACGCCTTTGTTTCAGCTGTTTTTATTTTGAAAACTAATCCGTGGATTTGTCTGTTTATAGTATAAATTTACCGAAGATAGATAAAAATCCCTTTTGTTCCTATATGGGATAAGTCATAATAATAGTACAAATTCGTTGTGAGGTTGATATATTATATAAAATAACTACACCTCCTCATAATTTCACATGAGTTTTTTTCAATGAAATCCTAAGCATTTTTAGCCTACTATTTCACTCTATATAGATGTATCTGGGAATTTAGTGAGTGAAAGATCTTCCTGAATTACAGGATACGAGTACCTATACAAGTATTTGCCAGAGCATCATCGAAGCATTGGATGAAAGTGAGGAACGACTCGCGCAATATATTCGCGAGTTCGGGAGCCAGGTGGATAGTTCGCCTTCCGCTAGAATTGATGCAGAAATCTTACAAGAAGCAATGGCCAAGGTTAGCCAGTTGCGGCGAAAAGAAGAAGATTTGCACCGGCAGTTGACGGCGCCCAACACGAAGCCAGATATGCAACAAGTCTATGCAGTGAAATCAAGAAGTGTTCATACCCAATTGCTGAAAGCCATCGAAAAAGAGAACATCCTAGAAAGATATTTAGCTTTTGAACAAAGCCATGGCCAGTTTTTTAGTGCGTTAGACGAACTCATTCGAGCAACCGGACGTGCGGTGCAAGAATTGCTACATCATGTGAGTTTTAACGACAAAACAGGCACTTACGCTGTGCCGAAAAGTGCGGCAAACAGCTTGTTGTCTATGAAAAGAGCACTCGATAACGCACGAAAAGAAAATGACAAAGACCCCTTTCCGAAAGCTTTTGAAGATTACACCGTGTTAGCTTATACTTATGTCAATGATCAAGGCGAAACCGTGACGATGTGGTTACTTGAAAAAGATGGAAAACGGGTAGAAAACAAGGAATTACAAGATTTCTTAGAAAAACATGGTCAGGAATTAGACCCACTTCTTTATACAAACCTTTCCGGAGAAGAACTCGAACGAAAAGTGAATGATTCTTGGAAAGAGGGTATCAACTATTTAAATGGTCAAAAAGTATCTGGATTTTCTGGAGCCACACTGCGGTCATCCGCTTATGTAGCTAGTATGAAAGATTGGACAGATGATGCCGGGTTGACGGATATGGCATTAGGTTTAGGATTTGGGATTGCAGCAGCTAGAAATAAGCCTGTGATTAAAGAGAAATTAAATCCTGCTGAAACGAAGCAAACGGTAAATGGTGAGAAATGGAATAATTATTTTAAAGAAAAATATGGTGCGGGGAATGTTCAATGGAAGCCTAACTCATTTGAGGATATTATAATAAATCCAGAAAGATTGTATGGAAGTACAAAAAAAGAAGTTAGGCAGATGTTGGGAGAAGGTTGGAAAGAGGAAACATATGGATCTGCAGGTAATGGTTGGAAATTTACTAATGAAGGAGATGGAATGGTGTTTTACCACCCTGGAGAGGGAATACACAAAGGATCCTATTATGGATTCTCATCAGGAGACACTGGTAAAGTAAAAATTGTTGGAAAAGATTATATAGATTTTTCAAAAGATAAAGCAACAATTATTAAATTTGGTGGTGAATAAAATTTGAAAAAGTTAACTGTAGGTGGAAAGTTTGATTGGTACATAGATACTTTAGAAAAAAGTGGTATGTTCATTTTGGAATTATCTAATGAGGAAATTGAAACGTTCATTTTTGAAGACTTCATAGTTGGAGTTACCTCTTTTTTTAGTAAAAACAATTTAAGTGAACTGAAAGCAAATGAAATAATTGATGAAGATATGGAAAAAAACGCGTATCTTCTTAGAGAAAAAGTACTAAAAATTGATAATACGAATTTGTGGAATATTAATAGCGTAAGACAAAGTTCAGAGTGGTTAGATATATTTAGAAGGTCTGATGAATTGAAGCGTCAACTTAAGGAAAGATGGTCTGATGAAGAAATAGAGTATTTGAAAACATTATAATGATTATATGTTAATAAATGAAATAACTTAAAGATTAACAACAGAACAATCTTTCCAATAATAGCTGTTTCTCTAAATATTTTATGTATGTATACAATTAATTTATCTGAGGAAGAAATTGAATGTAAATATAACTTGATTATATAGCATCTTCTTTTCGAGCGTAGAATGTTAGATAAAGTTTTACAAAATCGTTTGGAACAGAGAAAAGAAGGCATATACAAAGATACTTCATCCAAATTTTGAAATAAAAAACATAGAAAGGAGAAAAGCATATGGTTTCACATAAACAATCAATCCATAAAACTCAACTTTCTAAAACAAAAAAACAACCCCTAAAAGTAACCATAGATCGCCCTATAGGTTATGTCGACAAATTCGGCAATGTCTATCCGCTGAATTATGGGTTTGTGGAAGGTGTCATTGGTGGTGACGGGGAAGAACAGGATGTTTACATTTTATCGAGAGAGATTTCTGAGCCAATTGATACGTTTCAAGGAGATTTAATTGCGGTGATTACCCGAAATGATGATGTGGAAGATAAATGGGTCGTCGCACCGCCGAATGAGAATTTCACCATAGAGGAAATTATGGAGAAAGTACATTTTATTGAGCAATATTTTGATTCGGAAATTAAATTGATTTAGGTGAAAATGAAAATACAGCCACCGAAAAAGGAGGCGGAAAAAATGGAAGAAAGATTTGAAAAAATTTATACCCAAGGGAAACTCAACATTATGGAAATTTGGGTTGATAAAGAAACCGGTGTACAATATGTATACCATTTGGCTGGTTATGCGGGTGGGATGTCGCCGCTTTTGGACGCAGATGGGAAACCGTTACTTGCAGATTTATCTAAGCTTAATGGCGCTGAGTAAAGTGGAAAATTGATTTCTAGTCAAATGAAAACAGGAATTCTCTATTTAGAAAGAAGAGAATTCCTGTTTTTTTTATGCCAAGTTACTTGATTGGTTACTGTTAAAAAGTTTATTCCATACCTACAACTGCTTCAACGCAAGCTCCGTCAAATTCTCCACAGTAAATCCAAATCGCTCTGCTAGCTCGTCTCCCGGGCCAGACATTCCGAATGAATCAATCGCGAGGATTTCGCCTGTGTCGCCAAGATATTTATGCCAACCGTATGATGCGCCCATTTCTGCGACGAAGCGTTTTTTCACTGCTTTTGGTAAAATGGACTCTTTGTATTCGGGGCTTTGTTTGTCGAATAAATCAAAGCTTGGCATGCTGACTACGCGTGCGCCGAAGCCTTTTTTAGCGAGATTGTCTCTGACAGCTGTCATTAGGTGTACTTCGGATCCAGAAGCGAGTAAGATAATATCTAGTTTATCAAGCGGGGAATCGGCTAAGATGTAAGCTCCTTTTGCAAGTCCGGTTTTCGCTTTTGCTGCGCTATTTGGTAAAATTGGCAGGTTTTGGCGGCTGAGGACGAGCATGGTTGGTTGTTCTTTTTGAGTAAAGGCATAGCGGTATGCTTCGACGGTTTCGTTACCGTCAGCTGGTCGGATGACATGAAGTCCAGGCATAGCGCGGAAGGATGCGAGATGCTCGATTGGTTCGTGCGTTGGACCGTCTTCACCGACTGCGATGGAATCATGGGTCATAATGAAGGTGGATGGAATGCCCATTAAGGCTGCTGAACGAATCGCGGAACGTAGATAATCTGAGAATACGAAGAATGTCGCGCCGAATGCTTGAACTCCGCCGTGAAGCGTCATTCCGTTGACTGCTGCTCCCATTGCGAACTCGCGAACGCCGAATGAGATATTTTTGGCCGCATAGTTACCTGGAGCAAATCGTTCACTAGCTTTTAAATTGGTTTTGTTGGAGGAAGCCAAATCAGCCGCGCCACCAAATAAGTTGGGTAGTTTTTTCTCCAATTCTTGTAGAACAATTCCTGATACTTCACGAGTTGCAACGGCTTTGTCCACATTTTCATCGAAAACAGGTAGTTCTGCATCCCAATCCGCATTCAAATTATCATCCATCAATTGTTGCAAGTTTTCTGCCAGAGCTGGATATTTTTGTTTGTAAGCATTGAATGTCCGGAGCCAGCTGCTTTCACTCGCGCGACCTTTAGAATGATAAAATTCTTTCTGATTTTCGACAGTTTTTGGTAATTCAAAAGGTGGCATTTGCCAATCGTAAGCTTCTTTTGCTAGTTTGAGTTCTTTTTCGCCAAGTGGGGAGCCGTGTGCCGCTGATTTTCCGGCTTTTCCAGGGCTACCATAACCGATGACCGTCTTCACTTCGATTAAAGTAGGGCGGGATTTCTCGGTTTTTGCGAGATGGATTGCTGCATCAAGCGCATCTAAGTCGTTTCCGTCGTCCACACGTAGCGTTTGCCAACCGGCTGCTCGGAAGCGGAGTTCGATGTCTTCTGAAAACGACTCGTTTAAATCACCATCAAGTGAAATATCGTTTGAATCATATAAAACAACTAATTTTCCCAGTTTTAAATGGCCGGCAAGGGATGCAGCTTCGTAGGAAATACCTTCCATCAAACAGCCATCACCGCATAGCACATAGGTATTATGGTCAACAACCGGGAATTCGGGTTGGTTAAATTTGGCGCCAAGGTGAGCCTCGGCCATTGCCATCCCGACTCCCATCGCGAAACCTTGACCAAGTGGACCGGTAGTTGCATCTACACCAACCGTATGAGCAAACTCAGGATGACCGGGCGTTTTACTGCCAGTTTGGCGGAAGTTTTTCAGCTCGCTCATTGGTAAATCATAACCAAATAGATGTAGCAAACTATAAAGCATTGCCGAACCGTGACCAGCTGACAAAACGAAGCGATCACGGTTAAACCAAGTTGGATGTTCTGGATTGAATTTTAAATGATTTTTCCAAAGCGAGAAAGCCATTGGTGCGGCTCCCATCGGTAAACCGGGATGGCCGGAGTTCGCTTTTTCAATCATATCCATTGATAATACGCGAATCGAGTTAACCATTTGTTCATCAATTCTGCTCATATTAATTGCCTTCTTTCTGGCTGAACGCTTCCCAATCTTTTAAAAATCCTTCAATACCTTTATCAGTCAAAGGATGAGACCAAAGTTTCGGGAAAAGGCTTCCTGGGATAGTCGCGATATGTGCTCCGGCTTCAGCGGCTTCTTCTAAATGTCCAATATGACGGATACTTGCTGAAATGATTTCTGCTTTTAGCCCATAATTATCAAGCACTTTTTTCAAGTTTTTAATTAAAATCATTCCGTCTGTACCAATATCATCTAGTCTTCCTAAGAACGGGCTAATATAAGTCGCGCCAGCTTTTGCAGCCATTAATCCTTGGGAAACAGTGAAAATAAGCGTAACATTTGTTTTAATGCCTTCAGCTGTGAGGGTATGGACTGCTTTTAAACCTTCTTCCGTCATAGGAATTTTTACTACTACATTTGGCGCCCATTTTGCTAGAATTCGAGCTTCTTCGACCATTTTGTCTGCTTCGAGGCCGATAACTTCTGCACTAACTGGGCCGTCTACGATAGAACAAATTTCTTTAATTACTTCTTCAAATGGCCGACCTTCTTTTGCGATGATGGTTGGGTTGGTTGTCACACCGTCCACTAAACCAAGTTCGCTAATTCGTTTTATTTCCGATACGCTTGCTGTGTCCAAGAAAAATTTCATTATTTACTCGCTCCATTCTCTCAGCTGAACTTTAAAGCTGAATACTTTATTTAATCGTATAACCGCCGTCGATAATAAGGTTTTCACCAGTAATGAGGCTCGCTGCGTCACTTACTAAAAAGAGGGCACATGCGGCAACTTCTTCTGGATAACCAAATCTACCGGCTGGAATTAATTTTTTCATGTCTTCACCGACTTGACCGGCCCAAGCTTTTTTGCCAAGTTCTGTCAAGATAACAGTTGGGGAAATCGCATTGACATTAATGTTGTAAGGCGCCCATTCCATTGCTAGCACTTGCGTCATAGAAACAATCGCTGCTTTACTAGCACAGTAGGCAACGTGTTTATCAAGTGCGATGACAGAAGCTTGAGAGGCCATATTAACGATTTTTCCGCCACCAGTTGCAATCATTTCACGACCGATAATTTGCGCCATTAAGAATGAACCTTTTAAGTTCAGCTCCATTGTTTTATCCCAGTATTCTTCTGGTAAATCTTCTGCTTTTTCGAGAAGCGCGACACCAGCTGAATTGGCCAAAATATCGATTTTTGGATAGACTTTTTTAATTTCGGCAACGACTTTTTCGATGTTTTCTTTTTTAGTAATATCGACTTGAAGTGCGAGCGTTCTTGATGGGTTGATTTGCGCTGCGACATCTTTTACATCTTCTTTAATATCAAGCAAGACAACATAAGCGCCTTTTTCGGAAAAAAGTTCTGCCATTGCTTTACCAATCCCGCTTGCTGCTCCAGTTACCACGGCTACTTTGTCTGTAATGTTAAAATCTTTATCAAAGCCTTTAAAAGTCATTTTTCATTACCTCCAATAATTTTTTATCTATTTTTTTGGTCGATTTCTTCCATTAAATCTACTTTTGCTTGGGAGCGTCCGCCCGAAAAGTCACTATCAAGCCATATATCGAGTAGAGATACAGCAAGGGATGGACCGATTACTAAGGCACCCATGGTCATAATATGTGCGTCGTTACTTTTTCTTGAGCGTTCTGCTGAATAGGAATCATGAATTTGTGCTGCTCGAATGCCGTGAATTTTGTTTGCTGTAATGGCCATTCCAATACCTGTACCGCAAATGAGAATCCCCCGGTCGAAATCGTTATTTTTAACTTCTAGCGCTACTTTTTCGGCAATGCTTGGATAAAGTACCTTTTCATCTTCAAAACTGCCGAAATCAGTAAACTCAATATTTTTCTCCTTTAAACGTGCGATCAGGGTTTGTTTTAATTCGTAACCCATTTCGTCACAACCAATTGCGATTTTCATACTAACTCATCCTTTCGTTTTGCTAACAATAGAAACAATGTCGGCAAAATTTTGCGGTTTATGGCCAAATCTTCCGACGAATAAACCATCGACATTTTTTTGACGGACAATTTCTGCGGCGTTTTCTTTGCTGACCGATCCACCGTAAATAATTCTTACGAGCGTTTCATCACCGCCTAGTTCACGAATGATTTCACGCAAAGCTTGATGCGCGTTTTCGATGTAACTGGTGTCAGCGGAATTTGCCTTGCCAATCGCCCATTCTGGTTCATAAGCCAGAACAACATTTTTTAATTGTGCTACTTGAATGGGGGTAAACAGCGCTTCGAGTTGTTTTTGAAGGACGCTTTTCAACTCGTTTGTATCATTCGCACGAAGACTTTCGCCAACACATACAACAGGAGTGATTTCTTCGTCCAGCGCAAGTTTAATTTTCTTCGCTATCTCACTAGTTTTCTCATGAAAAAGGTTTTTGCGCTCTGCGTGACCAATTTCGACATAGTTCGCGTTTAAATCAATGATTGATTCTACCGAAAATTCACCAGTTAGCGGGCCGGATTTCTCCGGCGCCATATTTTGTGGACCAAAGCCAAAGGATGTCCCCGCTAAAAGGTTGGCAGTCGTTTCGAGTGTGCCCATAGAAGGAAAGATAAACGTATCCACATCAGAAAAATTTTCAAGAAGAGGGATAGTCGCTTCTAACCATTCAGATGTCTTGGCCCGAGTGTTAATATAGTTTTTCATATTAATTCCAACTAAGGGTTTACGCATAAATCAGACCGCCTTTTTTAAATTTTCTAAAATGACATTCATTAACATCCAAGACGATTCAGAGCCAGGATCAAGATGACCGATTGCTCGTTCGCCAAGTCTTAGTGCGCGACCTTTCTTAGCAATAAGTGGGATAGTGGACTGAGCGCCAGCATGCATAGCATCTACAAATGCGGAAAAAGTTTCGATTGGATCTGCATTTGCATCTCGATTTTGAAGCACTTCCACGCCAGGCAAGAAGGCGTCCATCATCGTTTTATCACCAAGTTCGGCTTTTCCGCGATGTTGAACCGCAGCGGCCCCATTTATAATCATGCCGCAAAGCTCGTCGAAGTTAACCTCCGTTTTCCCAGAAACATCAGCGCCACATTTCATAAAGAAACTGCCGTAAAGTGGGCCAGATGCGCCACCAACTTTTCCAAGGAGAATCATTCCGGATTTTTTAAGCAACGTTGCAATATCGGGAGAAGCAGTGAGTAATTCGTCTAATTGTTTATTCACTTCCCGAAAGCCAATGCTGAGATTGATTCCGTGGTCGCCGTCTCCAATATCCGAGTCCAGTCCGGTTAAGTAATCACGTTCTTTTTCAATTAGCGCTCCCATGTCCTGTAAAACGTGGCCGAAAAAAGCGCTATCCATAACTAATTCGCTCATTTTTATTCCTCCAGTAGTAATTTAGTCCACTTTGAAATAGGGTGTGTCGCACGGTGTATCTAAAAGATCTTTCAGTTCATCATCTAAACGAACCAGTGTGATTGACATACCAATCATATCCATCGAAGTTGCGTAGTTTCCAACAAGTGGGCTATGAATGTGTACACCTTTTTCTTTCAAAATTTCATCCACGCGGCGGTAACAAATATATTGGTCCATCACTGGTAAGCCACCTAGTCCATTTATTAGTACATGCACTTCTTCGCCAGCAGTTAATTTCATTTCTTCTATAAGATAGCCCATAATTTGATCGACTACTTTATCAGCTGGTTCGATGGAGGTCCGTTTAATACCAGGCTCACCGTGAATCCCCATACCAACTTCCATTTCGCCTTCTTTCATTTCGAAAATAGCTTTACCAGTTACAGGAAGGGTTGAAGAAGAAAGCGCAACTCCCATCGAGAACGTATTTGCATTAGCTTTTTCAGCAGCTTGTTTCACCGCATCCAAGTCAAGACCTTTTGCTGCTGCAGATGCCGCTGCTTTAAAGACGATTAAGTCACCAGCCACACCACGACGATCTTCTACATTTTCAGCAGAGTAAATATCATCTGTTACAAGCACTGTTTCAACGCGAATACCGTCGTCCGCTGCCATTTCAGCGCCCATATCAAAATTCATTACATCGCCAGCATAATTTCCGTACATATATAGACAACCTTTGCCACTATCAACAGCTTTTACTGCGTTATAACAAGGCTCTGGAGAAGGGGAGGTATTAATGTTTCCGACTACTGCCGCATCTGCGAAATCTTTCCCAACATACCCAAGGAAAAGTGGTTCATGACCAGAACCGCCACCAACAATAATCCGTACGCGAGGTTCTTCGCTCATTTGTTTGCTTACGATTACTCGTTTATCATTTTCTGCAAAATCTACGTATTTCCCTTGTGCCGCAACATAACCAGCTAACATTTCTTCTACTGCTTCATACCCATCATTCACTAAACGTCTCATTTTTCTTCCTCCTTCAAATTTTTATAAGAATAGTGATAGTAAAAATCCGCCAAGCACGCCGCCAACAACAGCAGCAGCCAAATTGACTACCGATTTAGAAAATTTACCGCCTGTTAAAAGGGAAGCTGTGAATACGCCAATACCAGCAGCAACCGCCATATCTACCCAAACCGTCCCAGATTGATAGATCATAGATTTTGGAATGCCGTGATTAATTGTCCAAACTGTACCAACGATAAATGCTGCTGCCATCCAACCTCCGATAGCGCCCCATTCATCAACCATTTTTCCCCACATCATTCGAATAGCAAAAGGGAATAAAAAGCCACCTGCAATCGTTGCTAATGCAATACCAATGCTCATTATTTACACTCCTTTTTAGACTAATTGATTTTCGTTTAAACGCTCTTCTTCTTGAATATTCATGCCAGGTTCTGTTTTTTCTTGTTTTGCTTCATGTTTTCTTGCCATATCTTTTTCAATTGCTGCTGCTACGATTCCAGCTAAAACTGCTCCAATCGCAACAAGACCAATCGTTGGAAGCGAACTTACTAACTCGCCACCACCACGCATAAAGACATCCCGCATAATTCCGCAAATCCCAATTCCGACAGCCATATCAACGAACGCTGCATCTTCATCATTTTCGATTAAACCAACATGGTGATTCATAAACCACATTGGACCAATAATAATGAATGCTGCCAGATAACCTCCAAAAATACCATAATTCTCGGCCAGTGGAGTCCAAACACTCATAACAATCATACCTGCGATACAAAAACCAATCATTCCTCTAAAGAATTTCATAATAAACTCCTTTCGAAAATAGTATTGTCATGTAAAAATTAATTTACATAGTTCCCAGTTATTACGTTTAATGCACATTTGTGAGTTCTAGTAGAATAGCTTCTTTGGATGGATTAACGAGAGATTGAACAGCGGCAGTAAATGCGCCTTCAACAAGCGGGGCATCGATGATGGTTGTTTTTTCAAGGAGGTCAGTGTCTAATAATTCAAGTGCTGTTTCGGCACTTAAGATAGCGCTTCCAATATCACAAAAAATATATATGTGTTCTGAATTAGTGCAGGTTGCGATGTTATCAGCTATCATGATTGCATTTGTGCCAAGACGCCCGTCGCCAGTACCGCCAGAAGAAATAATATGTACCGTATCTCCAACCATTTCAACAATCATTTCCTGGAGGCCTTCTGTGATTTTTTGACTGTGAGATACTAAAACAATACTTATCATTTGGTTGCTCCTTTCTGTTTTTAATTGTGTTTAGTTGCTATTTAAATCCTAACACACTTGTTTTTTATTGTAAAGTGTTATCTTTTGTTGTGTTTTGTAAAATATATTTGTGTTTTATTATTTTTTTGGGTAATATGTATATACATAAAGAAATCATTGATAGGTAAAAGGAGGGCGAGCAGATGTTTCCATTTGAAAGACAAAACAAAATAATTCATCTACTAGACCAAAATAGCAAAATAACTGTACCAGAATTAAGTCGTATCTTGGATGTCTCGATTAGCACCATCCGAAATGATTTATCTTCATTAGAAGAAAGCGGGATGATAAAAAAAGTACACGGGGGTGCGGTACTTTTAAAAAGTGAAGAGAAATTCACTAATTTTAACGACCGGATTATTCGCAACATCGAAGAAAAAGAAGCAATTGCGAAAGAAGCGGCGACTTTAGTAAAAAACAATCAAACAATTATCCTAGATGCGAGCTCGACAGCACTGGCGCTTGCAAAAGAATTACATGGCTTTTCAAGACTGACTGTCATTACGAGCGGACTTTATACGGCAATCGAACTAAAAGATAACCCGAATATTAGCGTCATTTTAACAGGCGGGATTGTAACAACGAATTCTTTCACATTGGAAGGTATTCTTGGCGCAAATTTAATCGAAAATATTCATGCTGATTTATGTTTTATGTCGGCGAAAGGTTTTACAATGGAAGAAGGCTTAACTGATTTCAATATTTACGAAACCGAGCTAAAACGACTACTTGCCAAACGTACTAACAAATTGATTGCACTTTTAGATCATACAAAAATGGGTGTAATTTCCACTGCGAGCATCACTTCAGCGGAAAACATTGATTTACTCATTACTGATAACAAAATAAATAAAGCTTTATACAAAAAATTCCAAGATGCGGGACTTCCGGTCAAAGTGGCAGAATAACATAGAAAATAAACTCTTTGGGCGAAATTTAGTTCAAAGAGATTTTTTTGATAGGAGAGGTAAGGATGGATTATAACATTACAAATGAATTACCAACTGCGGAGGAATTTGTTCAACTGCGAGTGGACGCTGGACTTAGTTTTCGTGCTATCGAAGCATCTCGTCAAGCACTTTTGAAAAGTGTATATTTTGTAGGTCTGCGGTCGAAGGAAAACGGTGCGCTTATTGGAATGGGACGGCTTGTTGGTGATGGGATTATGTTTATCGTTTCTGATATAGCAGTATTTCCAGCCTTTCAAGGTCTAGGCTTAGGAAAAGTAATTATGAAACACATGAAGAAT comes from Listeria monocytogenes and encodes:
- the dhaM2 gene encoding dihydroxyacetone kinase phosphoryl donor subunit DhaM2; the encoded protein is MISIVLVSHSQKITEGLQEMIVEMVGDTVHIISSGGTGDGRLGTNAIMIADNIATCTNSEHIYIFCDIGSAILSAETALELLDTDLLEKTTIIDAPLVEGAFTAAVQSLVNPSKEAILLELTNVH
- a CDS encoding DeoR/GlpR family DNA-binding transcription regulator → MFPFERQNKIIHLLDQNSKITVPELSRILDVSISTIRNDLSSLEESGMIKKVHGGAVLLKSEEKFTNFNDRIIRNIEEKEAIAKEAATLVKNNQTIILDASSTALALAKELHGFSRLTVITSGLYTAIELKDNPNISVILTGGIVTTNSFTLEGILGANLIENIHADLCFMSAKGFTMEEGLTDFNIYETELKRLLAKRTNKLIALLDHTKMGVISTASITSAENIDLLITDNKINKALYKKFQDAGLPVKVAE
- a CDS encoding GNAT family N-acetyltransferase; protein product: MDYNITNELPTAEEFVQLRVDAGLSFRAIEASRQALLKSVYFVGLRSKENGALIGMGRLVGDGIMFIVSDIAVFPAFQGLGLGKVIMKHMKNYIDTNLDKTACVTLLADVPADGLYKQFGFQESAPASIGMIYPMK